The sequence AATCTGAAAGAAGTGGATCCGCCGCTGCAAATACATATTGATATAATGAAAAAATATGATCCGCGCCAAATAATGCTCGGCGCGAAATCTAACGAGGAAGAAGATTTCGACGAGTTTTTTGAAACGATGAAACAAGCTTACGAAGAGGTAGTTTTGGATTTTTGATATATTCTGGGTGTAATGGGCCTCTCCGGTAATTAAGGCGGCAGCGCAAATGCACTTGTTTGAATGTTTTGCCGCAATACGCCGATCATTTCTTCAAATGTCGCCTTCGGATCCTATCTATCCGCTTGAATTGCCTTTCTATTAGCTTTTGCGATTCATCTTTGTCGGTTTTTTGCTGAATTTTTCTAATTACTTGGAGAGGCCTGATGCAAAATCCCGCTCTTGGAGAGCTGTTCTTGAGGGTTGCGGCAAGGCGCCGTATTGTAGTGCCGAATTATCGATGGGAGGGGTTTTTATGTATGAAACGATCATTGTTGAGAAAAAAGATAAAATAGCCACACTTAGTTTTAACCGTCCCGACGTGCTTAACGCTATGGATTTTGTCATGCGGGAAGAAATAAGGCTGGCGCTTATCGAACTGGAAAGAGACGACAATATTCAGGTAGTGGTTGTTACCGGCAAAGGCCGCGGATTCTGCTCGGGCGCTGATTTGTCGGCGACAATGGGGACAAAATACAGATCAAACGCCGGCCGCAAACGGATGCGCAATGTTTTTCCTCTTTATAAATCAATCATGAACAGCGACAAAATTTTTATAGCCGCGATTAACGGCGCCGTCGCCGGCAGCGGCCTTTCCCTGGCTTGTTGCTGTGACTTCAGATTTGCCGCCGATACGTCTAAATTTGGCCTGCCCTTCGCCAATATAGGGTTAATACCTGATTGCGGCCTGCTATATAATCTGCCGAGGCTTATCGGCTTGGCTAAAACGAAAGAATTGGCTATGCTGGCGGAAAAATTTGACGCCAATAAAGCGTTGGATTTGGGCCTTATCACAAAAGTTGTCAAGGCCGATGACTTGTTGCCGGCGGTAGACGAATTCGCGAAAACTTTATGCAAAAAATCTTATGTTTCTTTAGCTATGACAAAGAGCCTGTTAAACCGCACCTTTGAACTTAATTTTGACAATTTGCTGGAATATGAGGCCGGCGCTCAGGATCTATGTTTCTTATCAGATTTTCATAATGATGCCATAGCGGATATTCTGCGCAATATGAAAAGCAAAAAATAAACGGCAAAAAGCATTATGTTTGCCGGCGGGAAAATTACGGAACAGGCGCCGCCCGGGAAAACGCGATGAGCATAGCAGCCTCCGGGCACAGAAAGTGATCCGGGGCAAAGATTGCC is a genomic window of Acidaminococcales bacterium containing:
- a CDS encoding enoyl-CoA hydratase/isomerase family protein — its product is MYETIIVEKKDKIATLSFNRPDVLNAMDFVMREEIRLALIELERDDNIQVVVVTGKGRGFCSGADLSATMGTKYRSNAGRKRMRNVFPLYKSIMNSDKIFIAAINGAVAGSGLSLACCCDFRFAADTSKFGLPFANIGLIPDCGLLYNLPRLIGLAKTKELAMLAEKFDANKALDLGLITKVVKADDLLPAVDEFAKTLCKKSYVSLAMTKSLLNRTFELNFDNLLEYEAGAQDLCFLSDFHNDAIADILRNMKSKK